One segment of Trachemys scripta elegans isolate TJP31775 chromosome 1, CAS_Tse_1.0, whole genome shotgun sequence DNA contains the following:
- the PUS7L gene encoding pseudouridylate synthase 7 homolog-like protein isoform X1: protein MSGVLSMRSNHTGFQGSVKTSASDFIVTEIDTLGWLLSESTAETLRAFGDTPAAPNSCCPQSPRRPWPEPLELHREEVLGPFDNPSYAPENGLSLAKGSTEHMAGAAPEGGRHEAGTLDSLLDESVNELLNQFACNIKDVWDSEHDPATHPAEFSLGPVLDKRNRADLHSAIRQKFPFLMTVTKSNEIIVKANTDYKQLCRLVSEEEAFDFFKFLDAKLENSKFSFKPDGNKEHRKAVHHFVSQKFGKLVETKSFSVTDCNGQQNVAIIVRFREKSWSRKRPAADCQEKQDVYTGFTLRKENLETLEAISYLSSELGVLPSDFSYTGIKDKKAITYQAMVVKKVTPERLKEIGSTIEKKGMKVYNIHSVCQHLRLGQLKGNHFDIIVRDLKHQSNDSSADLKERIFEAFENVKTNGFVNYYGPQRFGHGQNVQTDQIGLALLNEEMVKAVKLFFTPEDTDDPVNQAKRYFLQSDDAKGTLAMLPEFKVREKMLLRALNRYGVNHEGCIRGWLSIPHSMRIFYVHAYCSKIWNEAASFRFMTYGSKVVEGDLVLSEENVDENSLNDRVHIVTSPEESANKYAIHQVVLPMVGHSIKYPNNKVGQWYHERLAKDGLQTCRFRVSALQLNTPGCYRHILKYIHNLSYHFLEDNEKGIKTEEDSHLNESKASLLLSFDLDPSCYATVCLREIMKCDL, encoded by the exons ATGTCAGGTGTGCTGAGCATGCGTAGCAATCACACCGGCTTCCAGGGTAGCGTAAAAACCTCTGCCAGTGACTTCATCGTGACAGAAATTGATACCCTCGGGTGGCTGCTTAGTGAGAGCACAGCCGAGACTCTTCGTGCATTTGGTGACACGCCTGCAGCTCCAAACAGCTGCTGCCCACAGAGCCCCCGCAGGCCCTGGCCAGAGCCTCTGGAGCTGCACAGAGAAGAGGTGCTAGGCCCATTCGACAACCCCAGTTATGCTCCAGAAAATGGCCTGTCGCTAGCCAAAGGCAGCACAGAGCACATGGCTGGAGCTGCACCTGAAGGTGGGCGCCATGAAGCAGGTACATTGGACTCCTTGTTAGATGAGTCTGTGAATGAACTGTTGAATCAGTTTGCTTGTAACATAAAAGATGTGTGGGACTCAGAACATGATCCAGCCACTCATCCTGCTGAGTTCTCACTGGGGCCAGTCCTTGACAAGAGGAATCGAGCCGATTTACACAGCGCCATTAGACAGAAGTTTCCTTTCTTAATGACTGTTACAAAGAGTAATGAAATTATTGTCAAAGCAAACACTGATTACAAACAGCTCTGTCGACTAGTGTCTGAGGAGgaagcatttgatttttttaaatttttagatGCGAAATTGGAAAACTCTAAATTTTCTTTTAAGCCTGATGGGAATAAGGAGCACAGAAAGGCAGTTCACCATTTTGTCAGTCAGAAGTTTGGAAAACTTGTAGAAACAAAGTCATTTTCTGTGACAGACTGTAATGGTCAGCAAAATGTAGCAATAATAGTAAGGTTTCGGGAGAAGAGTTGGTCAAGGAAAAGGCCGGCTGCTGATTGCCAGGAAAAACAAGATGTTTATACag GTTTTACCCTTCGAAAAGAAAATCTGGAAACACTAGAAGCAATTAGCTATTTGTCTTCTGAACTTGGTGTGCTTCCTTCAGACTTCAGTTACACAGGCATCAAAGACAAAAAGGCCATCACCTACCAAGCTATGGTTGTGAAAAAAGTGACTCCTGAGAG GCTGAAAGAAATTGGAAGCACAATtgaaaaaaaaggaatgaaagtgTATAATATCCATTCAGTGTGCCAGCATCTTAGACTCGGTCAGCTGAAGGGGAACCACTTTGATATAATTGTGAGAGATCTAAAACATCAGAGCAATGACTCTTCTGCAGATCTGAAAGAGAGAATATTTGAAGCATTTGAGAATGTTAAG ACAAATGGTTTTGTAAACTACTATGGACCTCAGCGATTTGGGCATGGACAGAATGTTCAGACAGATCAAATTGGACTGGCTTTGCTGAATGAAGAAATG gtaaaagcTGTGAAGTTGTTTTTCACACCAGAAGATACAGATGATCCTGTAAACCAGGCAAAGAGATACTTTCTTCAAAGCG atGATGCAAAGGGAACCCTGGCAATGTTGCCCGAATTTAAAGTAAGAGAGAAGATGTTGCTTCGTGCCTTGAATCGCTATGGTGTAAACCATGAGGGTTGTATACGAGGATGGCTCAGCATTCCTCATTCCATGCGTATATTCTACGTTCATGCATATTGCAGTAAAATTTGGAATGAAGCTGCATCTTTTAGGTTTATGACCTATGGTTCAAAAGTAGTGGAGGGTGATCTAGTCCTCTCTgaagaaaatgttgatgaaaattcTCTGAATGACAGA GTTCACATAGTAACTTCTCCAGAAGAGTCAGCTAACAAATATGCAATACATCAA gTGGTTCTTCCAATGGTTGGACACAGTATCAAGTATCCCAATAATAAAGTTGGGCAGTGGTACCATGAAAGGCTTGCCAAGGATGGGCTGCAGACATGCAGGTTCAGGGTGTCTGCATTACAGCTGAACACACCTGGATGCTACagacacattttgaaatatatccaCAATCTGTCATATCATTTCTTAGAAGACAATGAAAAGGGAATCAAAACGGAAGAAGACAGTCACCTAAATGAATCTAAAGCATCTCTTCTTTTGTCATTTGACCTTGATCCTTCATGTTATGCAACTGTTTGTCTGAGGGAAATAATGAAATGTGACCTTTAG
- the PUS7L gene encoding pseudouridylate synthase 7 homolog-like protein isoform X2, which translates to MSGVLSMRSNHTGFQGSVKTSASDFIVTEIDTLGWLLSESTAETLRAFGDTPAAPNSCCPQSPRRPWPEPLELHREEVLGPFDNPSYAPENGLSLAKGSTEHMAGAAPEGGRHEAGTLDSLLDESVNELLNQFACNIKDVWDSEHDPATHPAEFSLGPVLDKRNRADLHSAIRQKFPFLMTVTKSNEIIVKANTDYKQLCRLVSEEEAFDFFKFLDAKLENSKFSFKPDGNKEHRKAVHHFVSQKFGKLVETKSFSVTDCNGQQNVAIIVRFREKSWSRKRPAADCQEKQDVYTGFTLRKENLETLEAISYLSSELGVLPSDFSYTGIKDKKAITYQAMVVKKVTPERLKEIGSTIEKKGMKVYNIHSVCQHLRLGQLKGNHFDIIVRDLKHQSNDSSADLKERIFEAFENVKTNGFVNYYGPQRFGHGQNVQTDQIGLALLNEEMVKAVKLFFTPEDTDDPVNQAKRYFLQSDDAKGTLAMLPEFKVREKMLLRALNRYGVNHEGCIRGWLSIPHSMRIFYVHAYCSKIWNEAASFRFMTYGSKVVEGDLVLSEENVDENSLNDRVVLPMVGHSIKYPNNKVGQWYHERLAKDGLQTCRFRVSALQLNTPGCYRHILKYIHNLSYHFLEDNEKGIKTEEDSHLNESKASLLLSFDLDPSCYATVCLREIMKCDL; encoded by the exons ATGTCAGGTGTGCTGAGCATGCGTAGCAATCACACCGGCTTCCAGGGTAGCGTAAAAACCTCTGCCAGTGACTTCATCGTGACAGAAATTGATACCCTCGGGTGGCTGCTTAGTGAGAGCACAGCCGAGACTCTTCGTGCATTTGGTGACACGCCTGCAGCTCCAAACAGCTGCTGCCCACAGAGCCCCCGCAGGCCCTGGCCAGAGCCTCTGGAGCTGCACAGAGAAGAGGTGCTAGGCCCATTCGACAACCCCAGTTATGCTCCAGAAAATGGCCTGTCGCTAGCCAAAGGCAGCACAGAGCACATGGCTGGAGCTGCACCTGAAGGTGGGCGCCATGAAGCAGGTACATTGGACTCCTTGTTAGATGAGTCTGTGAATGAACTGTTGAATCAGTTTGCTTGTAACATAAAAGATGTGTGGGACTCAGAACATGATCCAGCCACTCATCCTGCTGAGTTCTCACTGGGGCCAGTCCTTGACAAGAGGAATCGAGCCGATTTACACAGCGCCATTAGACAGAAGTTTCCTTTCTTAATGACTGTTACAAAGAGTAATGAAATTATTGTCAAAGCAAACACTGATTACAAACAGCTCTGTCGACTAGTGTCTGAGGAGgaagcatttgatttttttaaatttttagatGCGAAATTGGAAAACTCTAAATTTTCTTTTAAGCCTGATGGGAATAAGGAGCACAGAAAGGCAGTTCACCATTTTGTCAGTCAGAAGTTTGGAAAACTTGTAGAAACAAAGTCATTTTCTGTGACAGACTGTAATGGTCAGCAAAATGTAGCAATAATAGTAAGGTTTCGGGAGAAGAGTTGGTCAAGGAAAAGGCCGGCTGCTGATTGCCAGGAAAAACAAGATGTTTATACag GTTTTACCCTTCGAAAAGAAAATCTGGAAACACTAGAAGCAATTAGCTATTTGTCTTCTGAACTTGGTGTGCTTCCTTCAGACTTCAGTTACACAGGCATCAAAGACAAAAAGGCCATCACCTACCAAGCTATGGTTGTGAAAAAAGTGACTCCTGAGAG GCTGAAAGAAATTGGAAGCACAATtgaaaaaaaaggaatgaaagtgTATAATATCCATTCAGTGTGCCAGCATCTTAGACTCGGTCAGCTGAAGGGGAACCACTTTGATATAATTGTGAGAGATCTAAAACATCAGAGCAATGACTCTTCTGCAGATCTGAAAGAGAGAATATTTGAAGCATTTGAGAATGTTAAG ACAAATGGTTTTGTAAACTACTATGGACCTCAGCGATTTGGGCATGGACAGAATGTTCAGACAGATCAAATTGGACTGGCTTTGCTGAATGAAGAAATG gtaaaagcTGTGAAGTTGTTTTTCACACCAGAAGATACAGATGATCCTGTAAACCAGGCAAAGAGATACTTTCTTCAAAGCG atGATGCAAAGGGAACCCTGGCAATGTTGCCCGAATTTAAAGTAAGAGAGAAGATGTTGCTTCGTGCCTTGAATCGCTATGGTGTAAACCATGAGGGTTGTATACGAGGATGGCTCAGCATTCCTCATTCCATGCGTATATTCTACGTTCATGCATATTGCAGTAAAATTTGGAATGAAGCTGCATCTTTTAGGTTTATGACCTATGGTTCAAAAGTAGTGGAGGGTGATCTAGTCCTCTCTgaagaaaatgttgatgaaaattcTCTGAATGACAGA gTGGTTCTTCCAATGGTTGGACACAGTATCAAGTATCCCAATAATAAAGTTGGGCAGTGGTACCATGAAAGGCTTGCCAAGGATGGGCTGCAGACATGCAGGTTCAGGGTGTCTGCATTACAGCTGAACACACCTGGATGCTACagacacattttgaaatatatccaCAATCTGTCATATCATTTCTTAGAAGACAATGAAAAGGGAATCAAAACGGAAGAAGACAGTCACCTAAATGAATCTAAAGCATCTCTTCTTTTGTCATTTGACCTTGATCCTTCATGTTATGCAACTGTTTGTCTGAGGGAAATAATGAAATGTGACCTTTAG